One Dysosmobacter welbionis DNA segment encodes these proteins:
- a CDS encoding PLP-dependent aminotransferase family protein, with amino-acid sequence MEKMAFTANVVKGLFGSMTNPDIISFSGGSPAREALPVDTIRQLADEVLRTDTRGVEALQYGPIEGIRDLREVVVRELLAPKGIDCGVDNVIIITGGLEGINLACQAYIDPGDVILVEAPTFVQSVEIFDMFEARCVGVAMDDNGLIPEDLERKIRQCHPKMIYVIPTFQNPSGRTLSLERRKAVAELAAKYDVLVLEDDPYRDIRYSGEDLPPIKHFDTTGHVVMAGSFSKIFSPGSRLGYVVADTETIQHLVDVKSATNSHTSMLPQILCAEFFKRGCYPAHHQMICDLYRRRRDVMLQSIDRYFPAGTKHSNPDGGLFTWVELPGGIDTSALLQESSTDPAVNVAFVAGEGFFSDRDGQGKNCMRMSFGNTPEDLIEEGVRRLGGLICSKLNK; translated from the coding sequence ATGGAAAAAATGGCCTTCACGGCCAATGTGGTCAAAGGACTGTTCGGGTCCATGACCAACCCGGACATCATCTCCTTCAGCGGCGGTTCCCCCGCCAGAGAGGCCCTGCCGGTGGACACCATCCGCCAGCTGGCCGACGAGGTGCTGCGGACGGACACCCGGGGCGTGGAGGCCCTGCAGTACGGCCCCATTGAGGGGATCCGGGACCTGCGGGAGGTGGTGGTCCGGGAACTGCTGGCTCCCAAGGGCATCGACTGCGGCGTGGACAACGTCATAATCATCACCGGCGGCCTGGAGGGCATCAACCTGGCCTGCCAGGCGTACATCGACCCCGGCGACGTGATCCTGGTGGAGGCCCCCACCTTCGTCCAGTCCGTGGAGATCTTCGATATGTTCGAGGCCAGGTGCGTGGGTGTGGCCATGGATGACAACGGCCTGATCCCGGAGGATCTGGAGCGGAAGATCCGGCAGTGCCATCCCAAGATGATCTATGTCATTCCCACCTTCCAGAACCCCAGCGGCCGCACCCTCAGCCTGGAGCGGCGGAAGGCCGTGGCGGAGCTGGCCGCCAAATACGACGTGCTGGTGCTGGAGGACGACCCCTATCGGGATATCCGGTACAGCGGAGAGGACCTGCCTCCCATCAAGCACTTCGACACCACAGGCCATGTGGTGATGGCGGGCAGCTTCTCCAAGATTTTCTCCCCCGGCTCCCGCCTGGGCTATGTGGTGGCGGATACGGAGACCATCCAGCATCTGGTGGACGTGAAGTCCGCCACCAACTCCCACACCTCCATGCTGCCCCAGATCCTCTGCGCGGAGTTCTTCAAGCGGGGCTGTTACCCGGCCCACCACCAGATGATCTGCGACCTGTACCGCAGGCGCCGGGACGTGATGCTCCAGAGCATCGACCGGTATTTCCCCGCCGGTACCAAGCACAGCAATCCGGACGGCGGCCTCTTCACCTGGGTGGAGCTGCCCGGCGGCATCGACACCTCCGCCCTGCTGCAGGAGTCTTCCACAGACCCGGCTGTGAACGTGGCTTTTGTGGCGGGAGAGGGCTTCTTCTCCGACCGGGACGGCCAGGGGAAGAACTGTATGCGCATGAGCTTCGGCAACACGCCGGAGGACCTGATCGAGGAGGGTGTCCGCCGCCTGGGCGGGCTGATCTGCTCCAAGCTGAACAAGTGA
- the yfbR gene encoding 5'-deoxynucleotidase, with amino-acid sequence MKSHFFAYISRMRFIQRWALMRNTAPENVQEHSHQVAVLAHALAVIRNEKFGGRLDPGAVAVAALYHDASEILTGDMPTPIKYDNPAIRNAYKDVEAVAEGKLLHMLPPELQGVYGPILTQSDPEVRQVVKAADKLSAYIKCVEELKAGNNEFRQAAGQTRKALEGYELPEVTYFLETFMDSFSLTLDELQ; translated from the coding sequence ATGAAGAGCCATTTCTTTGCCTACATCTCCCGGATGCGGTTCATCCAGCGGTGGGCCCTGATGCGCAACACCGCGCCGGAGAACGTCCAGGAGCACAGTCATCAGGTGGCCGTCCTGGCCCACGCTCTGGCGGTGATCCGCAACGAGAAGTTCGGCGGCCGCCTGGACCCCGGCGCCGTGGCGGTGGCGGCGCTGTACCATGACGCCAGCGAGATCCTGACCGGCGACATGCCCACCCCCATCAAGTACGACAACCCGGCCATCCGAAACGCCTACAAGGACGTGGAGGCGGTGGCGGAGGGCAAGCTGCTCCACATGCTGCCGCCGGAGCTTCAGGGGGTGTACGGGCCCATCCTGACGCAGTCCGACCCGGAGGTGCGGCAGGTGGTGAAGGCGGCGGACAAGCTCTCCGCTTATATCAAGTGTGTAGAGGAGCTGAAAGCCGGCAACAACGAATTCCGGCAGGCCGCCGGCCAGACCCGGAAAGCCCTGGAGGGCTACGAACTGCCGGAAGTGACGTACTTTCTGGAGACCTTTATGGACAGCTTCTCCCTGACCCTGGACGAGCTGCAGTGA
- a CDS encoding RNA polymerase sigma factor, translated as MTEAEQLFEQVYRTYGPSLYRFCLIQMKNPADAEDILQEVFCKRLYRAPVFASPDHERRWLFRVALNQCRDAWKRSSRSELPLEAASAAVTPEELGLLDHVAALPESQRTVLHLHYYEGYTLREIARLLGVTVPTVKMRLKRGRDALRNTWEESL; from the coding sequence GTGACCGAAGCGGAGCAGCTCTTTGAGCAGGTATACCGGACCTATGGGCCGTCCCTGTACCGATTCTGCCTGATCCAGATGAAGAACCCGGCGGATGCGGAGGATATCTTGCAGGAGGTGTTCTGCAAGCGGCTGTACCGGGCGCCGGTCTTTGCCTCGCCGGACCACGAGCGGCGATGGCTGTTCCGGGTGGCCCTGAACCAGTGTCGGGACGCCTGGAAGCGATCCAGCCGGTCCGAGCTGCCGCTGGAGGCCGCCTCCGCCGCCGTCACGCCGGAGGAGCTGGGCCTGTTGGACCACGTGGCCGCCCTGCCGGAGTCCCAGCGGACAGTCCTTCACCTCCACTACTACGAGGGCTACACCCTCCGGGAGATCGCGCGGCTCCTGGGGGTGACGGTGCCCACGGTGAAAATGCGGCTGAAGCGGGGCCGGGACGCCCTGCGGAACACATGGGAGGAGAGCTTATGA